A genomic segment from Paramixta manurensis encodes:
- the panD gene encoding aspartate 1-decarboxylase, which produces MVRTMLQGKLHRVKVTQADLHYEGSCAIDQDFLDASGILQYEAIDIYNVTNGQRFSTYAIAAERGSKIISVNGAAARCACEGDILIICSYVQMADAEAREWQPKVAYFEGDNQMKRLAKAVPVQVA; this is translated from the coding sequence ATGGTACGCACCATGTTGCAAGGCAAGCTGCACCGGGTAAAAGTGACCCAGGCTGACTTGCATTATGAAGGTTCCTGCGCCATCGACCAGGACTTTCTCGATGCCTCCGGCATCCTTCAGTATGAAGCGATCGATATCTATAACGTGACCAATGGTCAGCGTTTTTCGACCTATGCGATCGCCGCTGAGCGCGGTTCAAAAATTATTTCCGTTAACGGCGCAGCGGCGCGTTGCGCTTGTGAAGGCGATATTTTAATTATCTGTTCCTATGTGCAGATGGCAGACGCCGAAGCGCGTGAGTGGCAGCCGAAAGTGGCTTACTTCGAAGGCGATAACCAAATGAAACGTCTGGCCAAGGCGGTTCCGGTTCAGGTTGCCTAA
- the panC gene encoding pantoate--beta-alanine ligase: MLIIETLPMLRREIRRWRQEGKRIALVPTMGNLHDGHMTLVDEARERADIVVVSIFVNPMQFERADDLARYPRTLQEDCEKLNRRKVDLVFAPAPADVYPKGLDTQTFVEVPGLSTLLEGASRPGHFRGVSTVVSKLFNLVQPDLACFGEKDFQQLALIRKMTADMGYDTEIVGVPTVRAKDGLALSSRNGYLTADERKLAPTLSRVMNSMAEKLSNGERHIEEIIEAAETELQEKGLRPDGLAICDAQTLLPLSVDSQQAVILMAAWLGKARLIDNQQIDLTQ; the protein is encoded by the coding sequence GTGCTGATTATTGAAACGCTGCCGATGCTGCGCCGGGAAATCCGCCGCTGGCGTCAGGAAGGTAAGCGCATTGCGCTGGTTCCTACCATGGGCAATCTACATGATGGTCACATGACGCTGGTCGATGAAGCTCGCGAGCGGGCCGACATCGTGGTTGTCAGCATTTTCGTTAACCCGATGCAGTTTGAGCGGGCTGACGACCTGGCGCGCTATCCGCGTACCTTGCAGGAAGATTGCGAAAAGCTGAACCGTCGGAAGGTTGATTTGGTGTTTGCCCCTGCCCCGGCAGATGTTTATCCGAAAGGGTTAGATACGCAGACTTTTGTCGAAGTACCAGGGCTTTCCACGCTGTTGGAAGGCGCCAGCCGTCCGGGACATTTTCGCGGCGTCTCGACCGTGGTAAGTAAATTGTTCAACCTGGTTCAGCCTGACCTCGCCTGCTTTGGCGAAAAAGATTTCCAGCAATTGGCGTTGATCCGCAAGATGACGGCAGATATGGGCTACGATACCGAAATTGTCGGCGTACCCACGGTGCGAGCCAAAGACGGGCTGGCGTTGAGTTCCCGCAATGGCTATCTCACCGCCGATGAGCGTAAACTGGCGCCAACACTAAGCCGGGTGATGAACAGTATGGCGGAAAAACTGTCTAATGGTGAGCGCCATATTGAAGAGATTATCGAAGCTGCTGAAACCGAGTTACAGGAAAAAGGTTTACGCCCGGATGGGTTAGCAATTTGCGATGCGCAGACACTGCTACCGCTCTCGGTCGATAGCCAGCAGGCAGTAATCTTAATGGCCGCATGGCTGGGTAAAGCACGGTTGATTGATAATCAGCAGATTGATTTAACGCAATAG
- the panB gene encoding 3-methyl-2-oxobutanoate hydroxymethyltransferase, producing the protein MKPTTISHLRQWKQTGRKFASITAYDFSFAKLFADEGMQVMLVGDSLGMTVQGHDSTLPVTVADIVYHTQAVRRGAPHALLLADLPFMSYATPEQTFDNAAQLMRAGATMVKLEGGKWLAETVKQLTERAVPVCGHLGLTPQSVNIFGGYKIQGRDSAAADQLLDDALALEAAGAQLMVLECVPVALAKRVTEALTIPVIGIGAGNVTDGQILVMHDVFGITGGHIPKFAKNFLSGNGDIRAAVRQYITEVEEGRYPAEEHSFQ; encoded by the coding sequence ATGAAACCCACCACCATTTCTCATCTCCGCCAATGGAAACAAACCGGGCGCAAATTTGCCTCGATTACCGCCTATGACTTTAGCTTTGCCAAACTGTTTGCCGATGAAGGTATGCAGGTGATGCTGGTCGGTGATTCGCTTGGTATGACGGTACAGGGCCATGATTCAACGCTACCCGTGACGGTTGCGGATATTGTCTATCATACTCAAGCCGTTCGTCGTGGCGCTCCCCATGCCTTGTTGCTCGCCGATCTGCCATTTATGAGCTATGCCACCCCGGAACAAACCTTTGATAATGCGGCGCAGTTAATGCGCGCCGGCGCCACCATGGTCAAACTGGAAGGGGGAAAATGGCTGGCTGAAACGGTGAAACAGCTTACTGAGCGTGCGGTGCCAGTATGCGGGCATTTGGGGCTTACGCCGCAATCGGTCAATATTTTTGGTGGTTACAAAATCCAGGGGCGCGATAGCGCTGCTGCTGACCAACTGCTGGATGACGCTCTGGCGCTGGAAGCGGCGGGCGCGCAGCTAATGGTACTTGAATGCGTACCTGTAGCGCTGGCGAAGCGCGTTACCGAAGCGCTCACTATCCCGGTGATCGGTATTGGCGCCGGTAATGTGACTGACGGGCAAATTTTGGTCATGCATGATGTGTTTGGCATTACCGGCGGTCATATTCCTAAATTTGCGAAAAACTTCCTCAGTGGCAATGGCGATATTCGCGCGGCGGTGCGTCAGTATATCACTGAGGTTGAAGAGGGCCGCTATCCGGCCGAAGAACACAGTTTCCAGTAA
- the folK gene encoding 2-amino-4-hydroxy-6-hydroxymethyldihydropteridine diphosphokinase, with protein sequence MNRVYLALGSNLADPLQQVQNALAALAAIPHTHLVATSALYRTPPYGPPDQPDYLNAAVALDTTLSPEALLDHTQRIEQEQGRVRKAERWGPRTLDLDIMLFGTQTLNSERLTVPHYDMHNRAFMLLPLIDIAPNACFPDGTTIRTVLAQLDSSAICRW encoded by the coding sequence ATGAACCGCGTCTATTTGGCTTTAGGCAGTAATCTCGCTGACCCACTGCAACAGGTGCAAAATGCGCTTGCCGCCTTGGCCGCCATCCCACATACCCATTTGGTGGCAACGTCTGCGCTTTATCGTACACCGCCTTATGGCCCCCCCGATCAGCCAGATTATCTTAACGCGGCGGTGGCACTGGATACCACGCTAAGCCCGGAAGCGCTGCTTGACCATACTCAGCGTATTGAGCAAGAACAGGGCCGGGTACGTAAGGCTGAGCGTTGGGGGCCACGTACCCTGGATCTCGATATCATGTTGTTTGGTACGCAAACGTTAAATAGCGAACGTCTCACCGTGCCGCACTATGACATGCACAATCGCGCTTTTATGTTACTACCGCTGATCGATATCGCACCGAATGCCTGCTTCCCTGATGGCACCACCATTCGCACCGTATTAGCACAACTTGACAGTAGCGCTATTTGCCGATGGTAA
- the pcnB gene encoding polynucleotide adenylyltransferase PcnB, translating into MFTRVANFCRKVLNREDEASVEVEEVSQMTIIPRESHTISRKDISENALKVLYRLNKAGYEAYLVGGGVRDLLLGKKPKDFDVTTNATPEQMRKLFRNCRLVGRRFRLAHVMFGPEVIEVATFRGHHQEEAAEEDRNNSQRAQSGMLLRDNIFGTIEDDAQRRDLTINSLYYSVADFTVRDYVGGLKDLQQGIVRLIGNPETRYREDPVRMLRVVRFAARLEMTIAAETAEPIPRLATLLHDIPPARLFEESLKLLQTGYGYSTYLKLREYQLFQPLFPIITRYFTEQGDSAMERMVSQVLKNTDNRIHNQMRVNPAFLFAAMFWYPQNETAQRIAQEGGLVWYDAFALAMNDVLDEACRALAIPKRITTLVRDIWQLQLRMSRRHGKRAWKLMEHPKFRAAYDLLALRAEVENNSELQRLAAWWGEFQVAAPPQQKNMLNNLGDDPAPRRRARRPRKRPGGQSRENSGNA; encoded by the coding sequence ATTTTTACCCGAGTTGCTAATTTTTGCCGGAAAGTCCTGAACCGCGAAGATGAGGCGTCAGTTGAGGTCGAAGAAGTGAGTCAAATGACTATCATCCCTCGCGAAAGCCATACTATCTCGCGCAAAGACATCAGCGAAAATGCCCTCAAAGTGCTCTATCGCCTGAATAAAGCCGGATACGAAGCCTATCTGGTTGGCGGCGGCGTACGCGATTTACTGCTGGGTAAAAAACCGAAGGATTTTGATGTCACCACCAATGCCACGCCGGAGCAGATGCGCAAACTGTTCCGCAACTGCCGCTTAGTGGGCCGCCGTTTCCGTTTAGCGCATGTTATGTTTGGCCCGGAGGTGATTGAGGTTGCGACCTTCCGTGGGCATCATCAGGAAGAAGCGGCGGAAGAAGATCGCAATAATTCTCAGCGTGCGCAAAGCGGTATGTTGCTACGCGATAATATTTTCGGAACGATTGAGGATGACGCGCAACGGCGCGACTTAACCATCAATAGCCTTTATTACAGCGTGGCCGATTTTACCGTTCGGGATTATGTGGGCGGCCTGAAAGATTTGCAGCAAGGCATTGTGCGCCTGATTGGTAACCCGGAGACCCGCTACCGCGAAGATCCGGTGCGGATGCTGCGCGTGGTGCGTTTTGCCGCGCGGCTGGAAATGACCATCGCTGCGGAAACCGCCGAGCCGATTCCGCGCCTTGCGACCCTGTTGCATGATATTCCGCCCGCGCGCTTGTTTGAAGAGTCGCTGAAATTATTGCAGACCGGTTATGGCTACAGCACCTATTTAAAACTGCGCGAATACCAACTTTTCCAGCCGCTGTTCCCAATTATTACGCGTTATTTCACCGAGCAAGGTGATAGCGCGATGGAGCGGATGGTAAGCCAAGTGTTGAAAAATACCGATAACCGTATCCATAACCAGATGCGTGTCAATCCAGCCTTCCTGTTTGCCGCCATGTTTTGGTATCCGCAAAATGAAACCGCGCAACGCATTGCGCAGGAAGGCGGCCTGGTTTGGTATGATGCTTTTGCACTCGCAATGAATGACGTGCTGGATGAGGCCTGCCGCGCGCTGGCAATCCCGAAACGCATTACCACGCTGGTTCGCGATATTTGGCAACTGCAATTGCGTATGTCACGCCGTCACGGCAAACGCGCGTGGAAACTGATGGAACATCCTAAATTCCGCGCGGCTTATGATTTGTTAGCGCTGCGTGCCGAAGTTGAAAATAATAGCGAATTACAACGCCTCGCCGCATGGTGGGGTGAGTTCCAGGTTGCCGCGCCGCCGCAGCAGAAAAATATGCTGAATAACCTTGGCGACGATCCTGCGCCGCGTCGACGTGCGCGCCGTCCGCGTAAGCGTCCTGGCGGGCAGAGCCGTGAAAACAGCGGCAACGCATGA
- the gluQRS gene encoding tRNA glutamyl-Q(34) synthetase GluQRS, with translation MSTSYIGRFAPSPSGELHFGSLIAALGSYLQARANHGRWYVRIEDIDPPREVAGAANTILRQLEHYGLTWDGDVLWQSQRHHAYRDTLAWLREHRQSYFCTCPRSRIQQLGGHYDGHCRDRHLGAQGAALRLRQTTPVTHFHDQLRGEVNVDLALAREDFIIHRRDGLFAYNLAVVVDDHFQGITEVVRGADLIAPTVRQIALYRQLEWPEPTYLHLPLVLNHDGNKLSKQNHAPPLPDGDVRPVLIQALSVLGQPEPEGWRDADLATLLQRAIAGWDVSKIPCRDVEKTDAMTSAFSNGPRQAMISR, from the coding sequence ATGTCGACATCGTATATCGGGCGTTTCGCCCCCTCTCCTTCCGGTGAATTACATTTTGGTTCGCTGATTGCCGCGCTGGGTAGCTATTTGCAAGCCCGGGCTAATCATGGCCGTTGGTATGTCAGGATTGAAGATATTGATCCGCCGCGTGAAGTGGCTGGCGCCGCGAACACTATTCTGCGTCAACTGGAGCACTATGGTTTGACCTGGGATGGCGACGTCTTATGGCAATCGCAACGTCATCACGCTTATCGGGATACGTTGGCCTGGCTGCGCGAACACCGTCAAAGCTATTTTTGTACCTGTCCCCGTAGCCGTATTCAACAGCTCGGCGGCCATTATGATGGCCACTGCCGCGATCGGCATCTCGGCGCGCAGGGTGCGGCACTCCGCTTACGTCAAACTACCCCGGTCACACATTTCCACGATCAATTACGCGGTGAGGTTAATGTTGACCTGGCGCTGGCGCGGGAGGATTTTATTATCCATCGGCGCGATGGCTTATTTGCTTATAACTTAGCGGTCGTGGTCGATGATCATTTTCAGGGCATTACGGAAGTGGTGCGCGGCGCCGATTTAATTGCGCCGACCGTGCGGCAAATCGCACTGTACCGGCAGTTGGAATGGCCGGAGCCGACTTATCTGCATTTACCGTTGGTGCTAAATCACGACGGTAATAAACTGTCGAAACAAAACCATGCGCCCCCTTTGCCTGATGGCGACGTGCGTCCGGTGCTGATTCAGGCGCTATCCGTGCTTGGGCAACCGGAGCCGGAGGGGTGGCGTGACGCTGATTTGGCGACCTTGTTACAACGCGCGATTGCCGGTTGGGATGTGTCAAAAATCCCGTGTCGCGATGTTGAGAAAACCGATGCGATGACATCGGCATTCTCAAACGGGCCGCGCCAGGCTATGATTAGCCGCTAA
- the dksA gene encoding RNA polymerase-binding protein DksA, whose translation MQEGQNRKTSSLSILAIAGVEPYQEKPGEEYMNEAQLEHFKKILEAWRNQLRDEVDRTVSHMQDEAANFPDPVDRAAQEEEFSLELRNRDRERKLIKKIEKTLKKVEDDDFGYCESCGVEIGIRRLEARPTADLCIDCKTLAEIREKQMAG comes from the coding sequence ATGCAAGAAGGGCAAAACCGTAAAACATCGTCCCTGAGTATTCTCGCCATCGCTGGGGTGGAGCCATACCAAGAGAAACCGGGCGAAGAGTATATGAATGAAGCCCAGCTGGAGCACTTCAAGAAAATCCTTGAGGCCTGGCGCAACCAGCTCAGGGATGAAGTGGACCGTACGGTATCTCACATGCAGGATGAAGCGGCAAACTTCCCTGATCCGGTCGATCGTGCCGCTCAGGAAGAGGAGTTTAGCCTCGAACTGCGTAACCGTGACCGCGAGCGAAAGCTGATCAAAAAGATCGAGAAGACGCTGAAAAAGGTTGAAGACGATGATTTCGGCTACTGTGAATCCTGTGGCGTTGAAATCGGTATTCGTCGCCTTGAAGCGCGTCCGACCGCTGATTTATGTATCGACTGTAAAACGCTGGCGGAAATCCGCGAGAAACAAATGGCCGGTTAA
- the sfsA gene encoding DNA/RNA nuclease SfsA, whose product MDYQPALRPARLVMRYKRFLADVVTPEGETLTLHCANTGAMTGCATPGDAVWYSTSDSLTRKYPHSWELTETRQGHWICVNTLRANTVVREALVSNIIPELSGYESLSAEVKYGAERSRIDFLLQAGTRRNCYIEVKSVTLLQQGKGYFPDAVTERGQKHLRELTKIAEAGDRAVLLFAVLHSGIEDVSPARHIDARYAELLVQARQSGVEVLCYKAQLSPAGIVLNTPLVVEL is encoded by the coding sequence ATGGATTATCAACCAGCTTTACGCCCGGCTCGCTTAGTCATGCGCTATAAACGTTTTCTTGCCGATGTAGTAACGCCCGAAGGAGAGACACTGACCCTACATTGCGCGAATACCGGCGCGATGACGGGCTGCGCCACGCCGGGCGATGCCGTTTGGTACTCCACTTCAGATAGCCTGACGCGTAAGTATCCACACAGTTGGGAACTGACGGAAACGCGGCAAGGGCACTGGATCTGCGTCAATACACTACGCGCCAATACGGTGGTACGCGAAGCGCTGGTTTCTAATATAATTCCGGAATTATCCGGTTATGAATCGCTGAGCGCTGAGGTCAAATATGGCGCCGAGCGGAGTCGAATTGACTTTTTGCTCCAGGCAGGTACGCGTCGCAACTGCTATATTGAAGTGAAATCCGTGACGCTGTTACAGCAAGGAAAAGGGTATTTTCCGGATGCGGTGACCGAACGAGGTCAGAAGCACCTGCGTGAGCTGACCAAAATCGCCGAAGCGGGCGATCGGGCGGTTCTATTATTTGCCGTTTTGCATTCGGGGATTGAGGACGTTTCCCCCGCGCGTCACATTGACGCACGTTACGCAGAACTACTGGTACAGGCCCGGCAGAGTGGCGTTGAAGTGCTCTGCTATAAAGCGCAGTTATCACCCGCGGGCATCGTGTTAAATACGCCGCTGGTTGTAGAGTTGTAA
- the thpR gene encoding RNA 2',3'-cyclic phosphodiesterase has product MNTRRLFFGIGLPDTLQQAIIRWRADVFPAEAGRPIAAANLHLTLAFLGEVSDEKAAALRRLAGRIQQPAFHLRLDDAGHWPRAGVVWLGARQAPRGLLQLAEMLRSQAARSGCYQSPQPFHPHITLLRNATKPIALPPRNFQWQCEVNHFALYQSVFEQGRTSYAELARWPLTL; this is encoded by the coding sequence ATGAACACACGTCGTTTATTTTTCGGCATTGGTTTGCCTGATACGCTACAGCAAGCGATTATCCGCTGGCGTGCCGACGTGTTTCCCGCTGAAGCAGGGCGCCCGATTGCCGCCGCGAACCTGCATCTAACCCTCGCTTTTTTGGGCGAGGTTAGCGATGAGAAAGCCGCCGCGTTACGCCGTTTAGCCGGGCGTATACAACAGCCAGCCTTTCACTTACGGTTGGATGATGCCGGGCACTGGCCGCGCGCGGGCGTAGTTTGGTTAGGCGCGCGTCAGGCGCCGCGTGGGTTGTTACAGTTAGCAGAGATGTTACGTTCACAGGCCGCCCGTAGCGGATGTTATCAGAGCCCGCAACCCTTCCATCCTCATATCACATTGCTGCGTAATGCCACGAAACCCATCGCGTTACCGCCTCGCAATTTCCAGTGGCAGTGTGAGGTGAACCACTTTGCGCTTTATCAATCGGTTTTCGAACAGGGACGCACCTCGTATGCAGAACTGGCACGCTGGCCGTTAACCCTCTGA
- the hrpB gene encoding ATP-dependent helicase HrpB, whose amino-acid sequence MSALPVSAVLPELLAALRQSAQVLLIAPTGAGKSTWLPLQILQQADFDGRILLLEPRRLAARNVAQRLAELLGEQPGETVGYRMRSESRCGPNTRLEVVTEGILTRMLQHDPMLEGVQLVILDEFHERSLQADLALALLLDVQSGLRDDLKILLMSATLDNQRLSELLPDAPLIVSEGRSYPVERRYRPCPAHLRFDEAVAAEVAQVLREESGSLLLFLPGVGEIERVKTLLEARVGSDVDLCPLYGALPLSTQQRAILPAAAGRRKVVLATNIAETSLTIEGIRLVVDCGLERAARFDARTGLTRLETQRISQASMIQRAGRAGRLTPGICLHLIAKEQAERAMANSEAEITRSEMTGLWLDLLLWGCHDVAQLRWLDTPPEAALYAARQLLHALGTTDHNGKLSAKGRQMAQLGSDPRFAAMLVDAETQPDALATAALLVAILEEPPRNGSADLRDAFYRPLAHWQRRAQQLKKRLGGGGGEPDADLIPACLASAFADRIARRRGEEGRYQLANGIGVKLDSEQALTRYEWVFAPLLLQGSVQPDARILLAMPLDIDALVRTCPHLVRTITEVEWDEDKGTLRAWQREKIGVLTLKSQPLTKPDAQTLHTAMLRWIREKGLAVLNWTPEAEQLRLRLLCAARWLPEENWPASSDEQLLATLETWLLPQMGEVRDLRGLRQVNLLQALLQILTWSQRQRLDSELPTHYTVPTGSRLPIRYDAEKPPALAVRLQEMFGEAANPCVAQGRVPLVLELLSPAQRPLQITRDLAGFWQGAYPQVQKEMKGRYPKHLWPDDPANALPTRRTKKFSPPS is encoded by the coding sequence TTGAGTGCCTTACCCGTGAGTGCCGTATTGCCTGAACTATTGGCGGCGTTACGGCAATCTGCCCAAGTGTTGCTTATTGCGCCAACCGGCGCCGGTAAATCGACCTGGCTGCCGTTACAAATCTTACAACAGGCTGATTTTGACGGGCGTATTTTGCTGTTGGAGCCGCGTCGGCTGGCGGCGCGTAATGTTGCACAGCGCTTGGCCGAATTATTGGGTGAACAGCCGGGCGAAACCGTCGGTTACCGGATGCGTTCGGAAAGCCGCTGCGGGCCGAATACGCGGCTAGAAGTGGTCACGGAAGGCATTTTGACGCGTATGTTGCAGCACGATCCGATGCTGGAAGGTGTGCAATTAGTGATACTGGATGAGTTTCACGAGCGTAGCCTACAGGCGGATTTGGCGTTGGCGTTGCTGTTGGATGTACAGTCTGGCTTACGTGATGATCTGAAAATTTTATTAATGTCGGCAACCCTGGATAACCAGCGGCTGAGCGAGTTATTGCCTGATGCGCCATTGATCGTTTCTGAAGGGCGCAGTTATCCGGTTGAACGGCGCTATCGTCCCTGCCCGGCACATTTACGTTTTGATGAAGCGGTTGCCGCTGAAGTCGCGCAGGTGTTGCGTGAAGAGAGCGGTTCATTACTGCTGTTTTTGCCCGGAGTCGGTGAAATAGAACGCGTCAAAACGCTGCTGGAAGCACGCGTCGGCAGTGATGTTGATCTCTGTCCATTATATGGCGCATTACCACTGAGCACGCAGCAGCGCGCTATCCTGCCTGCGGCAGCCGGGCGACGCAAAGTGGTGCTGGCAACCAATATTGCGGAAACCAGTTTAACCATTGAGGGGATTCGTCTGGTGGTTGACTGTGGGCTAGAACGCGCGGCGCGTTTCGATGCGCGAACCGGTCTGACCCGCCTGGAAACCCAACGGATTAGTCAAGCCTCAATGATACAGCGTGCCGGTCGCGCCGGGCGTCTTACACCCGGTATTTGTCTGCATTTAATTGCTAAAGAGCAGGCTGAACGCGCAATGGCGAACAGCGAGGCAGAGATAACGCGCAGCGAGATGACCGGCCTGTGGCTGGATTTATTACTGTGGGGATGCCATGACGTGGCGCAGCTGCGCTGGCTGGATACGCCGCCAGAAGCGGCACTGTACGCGGCCCGGCAATTGTTACACGCGCTGGGCACCACAGATCACAACGGAAAGCTGAGTGCGAAAGGGCGGCAGATGGCGCAACTCGGTAGCGATCCGCGTTTTGCCGCCATGCTGGTTGATGCTGAAACACAGCCCGACGCGTTAGCAACGGCCGCGTTGTTAGTGGCCATCTTGGAGGAGCCGCCGCGTAACGGCAGCGCCGATCTGCGTGATGCTTTTTATCGTCCGTTGGCGCATTGGCAGCGGCGTGCGCAACAATTGAAAAAACGCCTTGGCGGCGGTGGCGGTGAACCCGATGCGGATTTAATCCCGGCGTGTCTCGCCAGCGCATTTGCCGACCGCATCGCGCGTCGTCGCGGCGAAGAGGGGCGCTATCAGCTTGCCAATGGGATCGGCGTGAAACTGGATAGCGAACAGGCACTGACGCGTTATGAATGGGTATTCGCGCCGCTATTATTGCAGGGCAGCGTACAGCCTGATGCGCGTATTTTGTTGGCGATGCCGCTGGATATTGATGCTTTGGTCAGAACCTGTCCGCATTTAGTTCGTACCATTACCGAGGTGGAATGGGATGAAGACAAAGGGACATTACGTGCCTGGCAGCGGGAAAAGATCGGCGTGTTGACGCTAAAATCGCAACCGCTGACAAAACCGGACGCGCAGACGCTACATACGGCGATGTTGCGCTGGATCCGTGAGAAGGGGCTCGCCGTATTGAATTGGACGCCGGAAGCAGAGCAACTGCGTTTACGCCTGTTGTGTGCTGCCCGTTGGCTGCCTGAAGAGAACTGGCCCGCCAGCAGTGATGAACAATTACTGGCGACGCTGGAAACTTGGTTATTGCCGCAAATGGGCGAGGTTCGAGACTTACGTGGTCTGCGGCAGGTCAACCTCTTACAGGCATTATTACAAATACTCACATGGTCACAACGTCAGCGGCTGGATAGTGAGCTACCAACTCATTACACTGTGCCGACCGGTAGTCGGCTCCCGATCCGTTACGATGCGGAAAAACCGCCCGCGCTGGCGGTACGCTTGCAAGAGATGTTCGGCGAGGCCGCCAATCCTTGCGTGGCGCAGGGGCGAGTGCCATTGGTACTTGAGTTGCTCTCCCCGGCGCAGCGGCCATTGCAGATTACTCGTGATTTAGCGGGGTTCTGGCAAGGGGCGTATCCGCAGGTGCAGAAAGAGATGAAAGGGCGCTATCCAAAGCACCTCTGGCCGGATGACCCGGCCAATGCGTTGCCTACGCGGCGTACAAAAAAGTTTTCTCCGCCTTCTTGA